From the Candidatus Zixiibacteriota bacterium genome, the window GAGATAGTGAAAACATCGACCACAACTGGCTTTCTGCCTCCCAGGGGTTCAACTTCATTTGTTTCCATAACACGTAACAGCTTGCTCTGGAGACTCAGCGGTAATTCAGCGATCTCATCCAGCACCAGGCTCCCGCTGTCTGCCAGCTCGAATTTGCCCGGTTTGTCGGTATTGGCCCCGGTAAAAGCACCTTTTTTATGGCCGAAAAGCTCCGACTCGGCCAAATCCGCTGGTATGGCCGCGCAATTGAGCTTTACCATCGGCTTGCCCGCACGCCTCGAACGGTAATGAATCTGGTTGGCAACAAGTTCTTTCCCGGTACCGGTCTCCCCCCAGATCAGCACCCGGCTCCCGGTCTCGGCCACCATGGCGATCTGGCGCTTGAGTTCGGCAATTGAAGCGCTCCGCCCGATGATCGCATACTTATCTATAAATCTCTGGCGGAAACTGCGGTTTTCAGCTTTGATCCGGTACTTGTCAAGACTGCTGCGAACTGAAGCTAACAGGCGTCCAATATCCGGCGGTTTTTCCAGAAAATCGGAGGCACCGAGTTTGACCGAATCTGCCGCCTGTTGCAGGCTGGACTCCCCAGAGAGCATAATCACCTCCGGATGCTCCGGCATCTCAATGACCTGCCCGAGAATTTCGATACCGTCGGGCGAGGGCATGTTTATGTCCAACAATACCAGTTGAAAATCGTCATT encodes:
- a CDS encoding response regulator codes for the protein MTGKILLIDDDRAFARQLGRLLETEKYQVTCLSDSASAVGTIKNDDFQLVLLDINMPSPDGIEILGQVIEMPEHPEVIMLSGESSLQQAADSVKLGASDFLEKPPDIGRLLASVRSSLDKYRIKAENRSFRQRFIDKYAIIGRSASIAELKRQIAMVAETGSRVLIWGETGTGKELVANQIHYRSRRAGKPMVKLNCAAIPADLAESELFGHKKGAFTGANTDKPGKFELADSGSLVLDEIAELPLSLQSKLLRVMETNEVEPLGGRKPVVVDVFTISISGKDLGAEVEKGNFRADLFYRINTIPVHVPSLRERKEDIPLLFDHFFNRLREKNNRFEKNYPPEINELLCAGDWPGNVRELKNYCERLFFLSGRDDVDIETARKLIAGEISFSDDSKPLKSSGKNLLTRTVDDFERNFLAVNLNQVEGNVAELARRLQVDRGNLYKKLKKHELL